aataatcaAATCATGTAGGTCTGAAAAGccaccacttgtgactgaacacccaatttaaatcttaataatttaattttaactcaaattctaataaatagttatttaaaaaaaaacttgagtaTTGCATGAatgggaatgaaaaaaaaatactggcaCTTACCATCCGGATGTGTGACGACTAGTTTCCGCTTGAACTCCTCCTGCTGTCGGAGAGCGTTGGACAGCCGTAACTGCAGAGCATCACGTTCTTCCAGTAAATTGCGCAATTCCAGCTCCAACTCGTCGCACCGCATGTCACGCTGATAGATCATGTACAGTGCCAGTTCCAGCTCGGAACGAGGAACTTTATCGTCATCGGTCGGTTGAGATCGTGGCTCACTGGTAACCATCGAGGCTGCATGCTTCACGGCAAACGGGTCCACCTGAGCGGCAAGCCGTGCATACTCGGCACTTCGGATAGCGAGCTGTTCTTTCAGGGTAACAATTTCCACCTCTTGGCTTTCGAGGGCTTGTTTCATTTTCTGAACCATCTGggaatcttcttcttcttcggtggtggtggtggctgGCTTGCCTTCCTGTAATCGCTGAATTTCCTCACGCAAACTTTTTTCCACTATGGAAAATTCTGCTTCTCGCATGTCGACGTGTTGCTTCCAACTTTCCGCAACCTGTGAACCACGTTCATCCACAACCTCCGCCCAGTGGGCGTCCCGCTGTTCCAGAGTGATGCGATAGTTTGCTTCCAAGTCGGCTCGTTCTCTGCTCAATGTTTCTATTTGCTTCCTGAGATCGACGTCGACGTCGACGTCGGTTTGAACCTTCTCCGGTGTGTTTTGACCGGCACCGGCGGCATTCGTTTGCTTCATCTGTTCCAGTGATGCTTTCAGGGCTTGTATTTCGATGTTCTTGGCATCCAAATCCAGAACGGTACTCTTCATACGATCTTCGAACTCGAGACTTCGAATTACCTGATCGTTCAGTATTTCCAATTCCTGTTCCATTTGTTTCCGCTCGTCCAGCAGATCTTTGTTGGCTCGCTCCAGTTCAGCTAAGCGAACGCACTGCTTGTCTTCCGGTCGAGTCGAGGCTAGCTCCTGGCTTATTTGAAGCGTAAGATTGTGTTCCAGTTCCTGTCGTTCGCCATCGAGTTGCTGAATGCGTGATTTGAGTGCTGTTATTTCCTGATTCTTACCGAGAATCTCCTGCACCAGTGATTCCGTTTGATCCTCAAGCGCCTGCTGCTGTATCCGTTCATTCAAATGAACTATTTCCGCCTCCTTGTACTGAAGCTGTGCGCTAAGCTGTTGTAACTGCTGTTGCAATTGTGCTTCCTGCTCGGACGAATGGAACATGCTTTCGGTGCGCATTTTCTCGATCTGATGCGTCAGATCGGTGTTTTTACTCATCAACTCGTTAAGCCGTTGACTTAAATCTACGGTTTCCTGTGACTTTTGctgattcagactttccaagCTGGATTTGATCGTCCGAGAGTCCTGCGACAGACCGTCGATTTGATCCATTAGGGTTTGAATCTCGCTGTCTTTTTGCTGCACACGTTTCTCCAGTATCGCTACGTTGGCTTTCTCTTCGTCCAACAGGGCTTGCAGCTCTTCATTGTCTACCTTTAGATCGTTCAGTTCTCCGGTTAGTTCGTCTAACTGAGCCTTCAACTGACCGGTATCTTCCCCGGCGGAAGCACTTTCCAATGGTTGCTTCACCACTCGCTGTTCACTGGTTTCATCCCAATCCTCCAGCCGCTGCACTTTGGCATTCAACTCCCTTATCTTGGCCTGTTGCATTTCGAGCTGTACATCCTGGCGATCCTTCATCTCGGTGAAACGCTCGCTGGCAGCAACCAGCATATCATTTCGCTTCACCAACGAATCCTTTTCGGTCAGCATTTTCTCACGTTCCACCTGCATCTCACCCAGTTTAGTCTCCAGTGTTTTGATCCGCCCATTCAATTCTTCCTGAATTGCCAGATCCAGCTCGCTGGTTTCGACCGATGCTGACCGCCGCTCCAGACTGTCGCACTTCATCTTGTACTCTTTTGTCTTTTTCAGCAACTTTCCGGACTTCACTTTCAGTTCGATGATTTCCTGTTGCAGTCGTTCCTTCTCCAGTTCCAGCTGCCGTATGTAGTCATCCTTTTCGCTGACCTGTTGATGTTTCGCTTCCAGCATCGCTTCCTCCGTACCCCAGCAGCAGTCCTCGTCGATGTCCACCGTTGCCGGAGGAGGCGGTTGCATCACAAACGCTCGCTTAGACTGAACGATTTCCTCGAACACCGGTTCTCGCGGCTGTTCGGATGATCCAAACAAACTGCTTGCCACTTGCCGTGGTTTCTCCTCGGCGGCCACGGCTAACTGTTCCTCTAGTTGGACAATTTTCGTTTCCGCTTCCGTTAAGGTGTGACGGaatcgttgaattttgtcggATTTCTCCTGCACCTCGGCCAACAGTGAAGCATTGTTTATTCTCGAGATTTCCAATTCATCCACCAACAGCCGATAGGACTCATCGCTTTCTCGGAGCTCGGTTTGATTTTTTTGCGACTGGATCCGTAGTAGATCGAGTTCGGTTTGTTTTTCCGCCTGGATGACCGCAAGCTGCTGTTGATGTTCGGTTCGCAGATTATTCAACAGTTCCTGCTGTTGACTTTCTCGTTCCTCCATCGTCCGTTTCTGTTGTCGAATTTCGTCGAGCTGTTGTTGCAGTGAAGCACTTTGCTGTCGAACGGAGTTCAGCTCTTGTTCCAACTGCTCGACAGTCGCTGATTGTAGGTCCAGCTGCAACTTGAGTTGTTGATTCTGAGCGGATAATTCTAAGGTTCCATCGGCGGTTGTTGTAGGAACTGCAGCTTGCAGGGAGATATTGGACGACGCTACAACCGGCTCCGCAATCATTTCGTGATCCTGCGATTGACTTGGCGTGCAAAGATAAGTTCGCTTGGGAACGATGATGTCTTCGAAAACTGGCGGATTCAGTGCAGAAGAGGAATCATCGGTGTCGGTGAAGAATGATGCTACCGAAGATACGACGGCTGGAGCTTGCTGCCGTTTAATCTGTTCCTCCAGTTGGTCTACCTTCATCTGATCGCTTTGCAATTGCTGTGACACGTCTTTCAGTTTGGACGATTTCACTTCCAGTTCGTAGCTTAGGGAAGCATTTTGCGCTCGCAGAATGTCAATTTCATCCTTCAACTGATGTAGCTCATCATCACGATCGATAAATGCATTCAGTTGCGCGCGTAGTTGCTCGATTTCCCGAGTGGCAGTTTCGTTTTGCGTTTTCAGCTGAATGATTTCTTCGCGAAGACGAttttcatcgtcatcatcaacaTTTGGCTTTGTCGATTGCTGCATCGCGAAAGGTTCCGTCCAATCTCCGACAGCATCAAACAACGAAGCGGAACCGGATTGCGATGGAGATGCGAAGAGATGCGCGGTAGACGCAATGTGCTGTGGTTGCGAAACCGTTCCGAAAAGCTGTTTACTCATCGCTTCAAGCTGGGAGCTTTTTTCCGCGAGCTGAGCCTCCACGACTTCGTCTCGTTCGATGCGTGCCTGTAGCAAATGCAGTTGCTTTCGAAGTTCGTCCACACTGCCTTCCGCCAAATCTTTCTCGATCTGTAACTCCTGTATGCGGGAATCTTTCCACACTGCATCGTTCTCTAGCTCACGGATCTTTTCCTCCATGGCGATGGCCGATCGTTCCGACGATTCCTGTAGATTTCGGAACGGATCTCGTATTGCCGAAACTCCACCACTAGCAGCCGACATCTGCAGCTGCAAATTGGCCTGCACCAGCTTGCCAATTTCCGCTTCTTTCTGCTCCAAAAGATCCTTCAGTTTAATGATCTCATTCTGCACAAACACCTGATCGTCCGTTTGGTTCTGGCTCAGCTGTGTCCGGATGGCCTCCATGTCTGCAATCTGCTGACGCAACGCGTTGATTTCGCACTGATGGTTTTGTGCCAAAGTTTCATTCTGCGCTCGTAGATTTTCCAGTTCCGTCTGATCTTGCACGATTTGCATTCGAAGCTCCTGCAGTTCACTGCTGTCCTGCTGCAAACTTTCGTTTTGCATCTTCAGCCAGGTCACCTCTTTTTCCAGATCGGACCGGAACTGTTCCAACGAGTTTACACTTTCCTGCAGTCGAACGAGTTCATCCTGAAGATCGGTGTTTTTGTCGTGCGATCGTTCCAAGTTCTCCTGCAACTGTTTgcgttcgttttcaattttcgcCAGTTGATTGGTGAGCTCGACTTCCAATTGATCGATTTCGGTGTCCTTCTCCGTCAGTTTCACCTCCAGATCGGAAACGGCACGTTTCAGATCGACTTGGAGACTGGTTAACGTCAGATTGAGATTGTAGTTTTCATTTTCCAATTCCGACGAACGTTGCGACGCTTGCTCATGAGCCACCATCTGGATCTCCAACTGTTCGGTCTTCCGTTGCAGTTGATCCCGCTGATGTTCAACTTCTCGCAGTTTACCACCCAAATCTACCAGCTCTTCCTCTCTCTCCCGTAGTTTCGCCTCAACTACCTCATCATGCTGTGAAAGATTGACCAATCGCTGCATAAGCTCATCCTCATGCTGACTAAACTCCTGGGACTTCTCCGTCAGTTCTTCGCCCAGCAGTTTCTTCTGTCGTTCCAAAGAATTTCTTCTCTGTTCCACCAGGGACAGGCCTTCTTCCAGTTTGGCAATTTGACCTCGTAACTTTCTGTTCTCTTCGTCCGTCAGCTCCAAATCTATCTCCAGCTTTCGGATCTTCTCCGACGTATCGATGGCTTCCCGTTCCAGTGACTTGTTACGATCCGATTCGGCCCTCAGCACACCATTCATCTCTTCCTTGTCCGTTTTCAATTTACCAATCAGCAGCGTCTGATTGTGAAAGTCTTCCAGTTTACTCTGAGACATTCGCAGTTCATCTTCCAGATAGGCCGTCTTCCGTTCGTACTCCTGCAGCCGCTGAATTTCCTTAATCTTCTCCTTGATAATTGCTTTACATTTTTCGATCTTCACATGCTTGGATCCAACATCCTCCTGCAGCGTGCCGAGTTCTTCGCCCATTTGTGCCAGTTTGCCTTCTACTGATTGTAGTTTCTGTTCCGCTACGCTCGCTCGTTCTACTTGAGCCGTAAGCTCATGTGCTATCGATTGCTTTTCCGATTCCAAAGTGTACTTTTGCTGCAGCAACTTGTGCAGTTCATTATTTAGGTGGTGTAATTTCTGAGCTAGCTCTTCGTTCTCCGATTTGAGCTCTTCTTCGCTGGACATCGCAGACGCAGACGAAGCTGCTGAACTACGCAACTCTTCCAGTTCTTGTTGATTGACGGTAAGCTTATCTTCCAACTCTTGACATTGGGCGTGTTTTTTCTTAAGATTTGCAGCAAATTTTCTCAACTTTTCCATTAGATCTTTATTCTTTCCGTCAAGTTCGCGATTGGATGCTTCCAGTTCTTCCAACCGGGAAACGTCAATCGCTGGTGGAATCGGAACGGCCAACGCTTCCTGCAGCTGTTTGTGCACGGCATCGAGAGAGGTCTGATTGGTGGTTAGTTTCGTCTGCAACATTTGAATTTCATCGTTTTTGGCATCCAACAGTTCCTGTAGGAATTGCACTTCATCTTCCTTCTCGATGATCCTAGTGGCGTTGTCTTCCATTGTCTTGTACAATTCTACGATTTGACCGTTCAAAGTATCAATCGTTTCCTGTTTGAGGTCAGCCTCGTTCTTCTGCTGCGTCACCAACGAATTCAACTCGGCCAGTTGCTCTTTGAGGTTATCCGAATAGCGTTCTGCATCCTGATTGGCATGCTGAATCATCCTATCGATTTCCTCCTGCATTTGCTTGACTCGATTTTCGTAGttatgtatttctttcattttacCTGCCAACTCATTTTCATGCTCCTGATACGAATCGATCAGCTGCTGTTTTTGTTCTGCCACCAATTCTTTCAGAATATCAATTTCCTTACTAGCCGCTCCCAGCCGAGATTGCAGGTCCTCAACCTCACAGGTTTTCTTCACGGCTAGCGTATCTAGTTCCTTCTTCAGTTCACGTATTTCGTCATTCCGGCTGTTCAGTTCAACCTTCAGCAGTTCCGGTTCCTCATCCGAAGACTTTTCCGCGTCTCTCAGTATTTCCATTTCATGCTTCAACTGTGAAATCAGCTCATTCTTCCTATCTATCTCATCTCTCAACTCGTCTATCTGTTCCACTTTGTCGATCTGCGCCCGTGTGATATCCATAATTTGAGCTTTCAGTGCTGCTACCTCTTCGAATTCCGGTTGCTCCTTAGCCTCCGGCAGCAAATGACACAACTTTTGCTTCAACTGTTCTATCTCGCCTCGCATCTCCTCGCAATCTTCCACACTCTTGCAGTACTCATCCAGTAAACCGTTGGCcatcttttgcaaatttttcgcATCCTGTGAGAGTTTCTTGGAGATTTGtaactttttatttttatctttgTTCTTATTGTAGTTGCTAACTTCGTTGTCGACCGAACGGAGAGCCTGCTCGAACAAGCTTCGGTCTATTGGAATCCTGGCCGGTGAACTTTGGCTCGAGCTAGACTCGCTGGCCTCGACCTCCAGTTTCACCTTCAACTGCTTCGCTTCCCGAAGTTCTTCGACCAAAGCAGTCTTTTCATTCAACAGCTCGGTCATTTTTTGACGCAGATCTGCTTCACTTGCCATCAGCTCCCTGTGACGATCAGTCAACAGCCGATGTTCTTCGCGTAACTGTTCCAACTCATCCAGATGAGCTTGATTTTCGATTGTCACCGCTTCCAGTTTGCCCAGCACCTCTCGCCGCTCGTTGGTAAACAGTTCGATTCGGTGCATAAGTTCCGAGCTTTCTTCCCGCAGTTTCACCAGACTGTCATTCAAATCTtctccttcttcttcttcttcggcACCCTCGCCACCGTCGTCACCAGCTCGTAATTCCTGTGCCGTTTCACCGTCGTGTCGTCGCTTGGATCTGTGAAATAGAAAACACACACCAGGTAAGTATCGAAGGGTTACAAAGTTTGCAAAcaatgtgaaaatgaaaattccccAAAAGTACCCAAAGAGTTGCGCCGAAATGATGTGATGAACATCCTGAAAGTAGGGGGTACAGTTTAGCCACGATCCGACAGATAGTTCAGGGGGTGTTGGTTGCAGTagattttgaaaatgtggaaaatgGATTGATGTACGATTGAACTATacctgttttattttgtttagcATATATTTGAATTACTGATAATTGCAACAACGAGATTGTAGAAATTAGTAAAATAACGATGATTTAAAGGTAATGCATGCTTCATTTGGAATTAGGGCAGTGCGCTGAAACGGCGAATAAAAACATGTGATATACTTAGTATTGCTGTGCCAGATCAGGTATTATAACAATGAATAACGCTATGATTTATGATTTTTGTTGATTTGACGTAAAATCGCCATAACTAGGTTCAAGTTTTAAATGACTGAGtgtaaacatatattggagaagccaaatgaatgaggaaCTCAAAAGAGAGATGATTTTttaggaaaaagatacgctcagagacaggatttgaacctgcgttcttatgcaatccgtgcatacgcgtttatCATTTTCGCTaccctgagctgtggtagacTATTCTgactttaaatgtgaagacagaAATCTGTATCAGGCAATAGTTTCCACTGAATGTAACATAAACTTCCGAAAATTTATTCACATAATACTATTTagactcttcactatacggggccgggtgtcaattaaaagtttccaaACTAgtccgtaacctttttctgtcatgattttgaaaattggtttgaatcgacctattttttcacaagccaaTCACAACATGCCATCACGATGTCATCCGTTTGATTTCTCTCGCACGGCCGATGGTTTCGATCGTTGCTTTACACCTTAAATTTCATTTAGTAGCAATTCTGCTTGGATCAATGTAGGGTGGATTTACGTCATGCAAGAAAAAGTATTGCATTGTATGTACCTTCACACCAAAagagaatctataaatataagcaattttacaattttaacttTAGTCGGTGTTGATGAATTTGTCACATTTAACTTGTTtcgaaaacttcaatattgcacACTTCAAAATGGATTGGTTTGTCGACGGGCCGTAAGCAAACTGAAATGTCCACtgacaaatttaatttaaatatagCGGTTTCGAAAGCACCTAAAGAAGCggtcgaaaattttgaaaataaaatatcacatcgatttcttagaGACAGCTAAACCGGTTTTAAAAATTAGTTCCGTTAAATATATTATGGAGGAATATCACGAGATGATAAACAGCATTAGAAGACATTCATTTGCTCTAAACAAAGAAGTTAGTTTTTATGAAGCAAGAATCAACGAGTTGTATGCAATAATTAAGCAGCTCGAAGAAAAGTTTTCCATTGAAGGTATGACAAGGGCTGAACAATTTCAATTCTTAACTGTACTGCCTAAGTCATGGACAGccgagaaaataaagaaaacatttagTACGACAATATATACGGCAACGGaggcaaaaagtttactgaatgAGAGTGGTGTGCATTCTACTATTGGATCGAGGGCAGCCATAGCAGGTTATACAATTTTACGAGGATGATGTAATCAGCCGACCAATGTCTGGTCACCGTGATTGTGTAACAATTAGGAAGAACGGAAAACGCTGTTCAAAAAAGGCTAATGATCACTACATTGCGAAACTCTCTTAATATTCTCAAAGACGGCTGACTCggttttctaaaatttaaacTCAAATACAAGGGTCTACGTCTATGAAACAACAGGGTGAGAGAGCAAACGAAAAATTCCTGTTAACTTGGGttaaaactgttaaaaaatgaaaaggttatgctagtgtaaggagtgtatcgaaaagtagttagcaacattgattattgaataaaaaagcaaaaaaaaacatattttgacatcagttttcgatatattgtagaaaaattacatttttatgcatttcactgattatattgaagaaaatcctagtttctgtgaaacgctcgcactttggacttgacattcttcattaaattctgcacagttacttttgtgactttcctggtggcagctgtccagttttttttgcactcctgcatgttttgggacactgtaccttccttccgaaagtcccgcttgacaattgcccaatacctttcaattggccgaagatccgggcagttcagtgggttgatgtcctttcccacgaattgtacattattttttgacaaccactgtagaacggagttggcgtagtgggctgaagcaaaATCCTGCCAGAAgaaaggaggagccttatgctttctgtacagtggcagcattctcttcttcaaacatgcttcctcgtacaccttggcgttaattgtgcccttcgtgaagaaaatcgacgaccgcaaaccacaggtacaaattgcttgccagaccaacaccttctgtccaaacttttccatcgccaccgtcgtCCAGgttctggtacaccgatttcgtataatattgcggtccgtgcagcgctcgagagtcttccttggcgtaggtttcgtcgtcgatcaggatgcatccgtctttattctgtagaatccggttatacagttttcgcgctcttgttttggcctgaacttgctgtaccagggactttttcggcaccttctgtttcttgtacgttttcagggagttccgaactttgatccgttaaatcatcccgatgctggtgttgaactgcttggccaaatcccgcgtcgacgccgatgggttttttctgatgtactcaaccacttttaagtcccgaccggactggctgggacccgttttcctaccggatcggggcaaatccttcatggaaagggtcttaccgaacttctcgataatatttttgacactggtgtggtgcactttcattcgttttgcaatttcgttgtaatttctgagcaccaagtgtgcagaattttctttcgcgtttcctgatcaattcgactcatcattgaaacgataaaccgtaccgaaaccaatcgattgcgcatctgttattgacatgtaaacaaacatgtcaccgcaaaacacactgcaaaaaattaagccatttcagagtaataactgtttgaatgttgctaagtatttatcgatacactccttacgacCAGACAAACtttgttgtttttattcaatattcaaagaataCTCTAAAGAATCTTCTagtaatactaatgaaataatgaGTGTTGCAGCCAACCAAACGGCAATATTGGGTACACTGCTATTATGCTCTCGAGTGACAGTTATGCTGCCACTGCGTTGACGCATATGTTGCTGTCATTGGATTTCCACCAGTCCAGCTAGAGAGAGATTCAGAACGGTTGTCTAATAGAACAGACAACTTCTTTTATTGTGTCTTGTGTAGTATGTCTTTATTAAGTATTAAAGTATAGTAGTTCAGTTATAAAATGTGTCTGTTTATTACTTGTCTGTAAGGACACGCAAATACTGTTCTCTGCTGTCCAACCACACACCACACACACAAGATACAACAGTGGCGACGAGTCCAGTGGAAAAGTGATAAAAGCTAACCTCACTTTCCAATCACCCACGTGCAACAAAACAAAAGGATGAGTATCCCGAATGGACACACTTACGAAGGCAGAGCAGAACTACAGTCAACCGGATCGTGAAGGTCTAGCTATCATCTTTGCCGTCACCAAGTTTCACTAAAATGATCTTCGGACGGCGCTTCTTGCTGCAGACTGAACACGCTCCGCTGCTCCGAATCTTCGGGTCCAAGAAGGGCATACCGGTATACACAGCCAACCGGTTACAGCGCTTTGCCCTCACTCTACTGCTGTACGATTTCACCATCGAGTACGTTCCCACTGATAAGTTCGGTAACGCCGACGTGCTGTCCCGGTTGATAAACCGACACGCGCGACCAGATGAAGACTACGTCATCGCCAGCATAATTCTCGAGCAGGATGTTAGGTCAGTAGCAGTTGATACAGTAGATGCGTTGCCTCTTACTTTCAGAAACGTCGCTCGAAGTACCCAAGCTGATCCAGTTCTCCGGAAGGTCTATCGTTTTATAACCGATGGTTGGCCTCAAACGAAAGCAATCGATCCGGAGGTAAAACGATTCCATGGCAGACAGGAATCCCTCACTACCGTTGATGGATGCATACTGTTCGCTGATCGGCTCGTCATCCCAGCTCAGTACCGCAAGCGTTGCTTAGATCAGCTTCACAATGGTCATCCTGGTACACAGCGTATGAAGGCCATCGCCAGGTGCTACGTCTATTGGCCATCCATCGACGAAGACATCGCCGGTTATGTGAAAACATGTCGGCATTGTGCAGCGACTGCCAAGTCACCGCCTCACGCCGTCCCAGTGCCATGGCCGAAGGCATCGGGACCTTGGCAGCGTGTTCACGTAGACTTCGCCGGTCCCATCGACGGTGAGTACTATTTGCTAGCGGTCGACTCCTTCTCCAAGTGGCCGGAGATTGTGCAAACCCGACGAATCACTGCAGTAGCAACCATCAGTATTCTTCGAAGTCTATTTGCAAGGCTCGGTATGCCTGTAATGCTAGTATCGGATAACGGTACTCAGTTTACGAGTGTGGAATTAGCCAACTTCTGTGCTCTCAACGGTATCGAGCATGTCACAACGGCCCCGTTCCATCCCCAGTCTAACGGCCAAGTTGAAAGGTTCGTTGACACCTTCAAGCGggccgtaaaaaaaattcaagagggGAGAGGATCCATTGCTGAAGCTCTAGACACCTTCCTGCTAACCTACAGAAGCACGCCCAACCGCACTGCGCCTGAAGGTAAATCACCATCTGAGGTTATGTTTGGTCGTCGTATACGGACTTGTCTGGAGCTACTTCGCCCATCATCAGCAATTTCACCAATGACACCGCATGTTCAGCAAGATCAACAGCGAAGATCGTTCAATCGAAACTAACTGGTTTCCGCAAAGGTTAATCACAGAAACACTTGGAAGTGGGCTCCTGGTGTTATTCTGGAGAAGATAGGTGATGTGATGTACAACGTTTTGGTTGATCGTCGAGTTCTGCGTTCCCATATCAACCAGTTACGATGCCGTACTGAGACTGTTTCACCCAACACCGGTTCTTTATCGTCAGCCAGCAGTAGTACTAAATTGTTGCCGCTCGACGTCCTTCTTGGTGCCTGGGATCTACCGAAGCTTTCAGACAGTACACCCGCAGTATCATCC
This genomic window from Malaya genurostris strain Urasoe2022 chromosome 1, Malgen_1.1, whole genome shotgun sequence contains:
- the LOC131425858 gene encoding protein lava lamp-like — its product is MSAPDPEGGPPPAVGDHASGRTTPDLNTLQENFSQQQAKITALRELVRQTETAHVKKTASAQEKVKNIAQRLTQYKTKATKSRLSRASSSEVHPDLIATRINEEGADGSFDSYQTIDYEEQQHMSLPVMPFVGGPSQLTRARSETPGSEKFNLLRQQMEQNRLKMAERESHKREMEERVSELKHKLETTQQTLERSVEYGRSTGDLTLITPMKISRLEFNKSTSDLTQLADYGYGASNFDVERLRYLEGRVKVLEQQLANKDSIFAKDEQVGILERKILDLEEALKEKECIIEARTQAVSLMTENLTLKGKNTVDLLEDTKQEMYRMQTNFVQAESNLKGELDRLQVELDERNSKISNLEEMNNILETARFDLTVENSSLKQKLEDVQDFSTKISELNKLNQSLQHRITELENQKYDFITDAEAEQAKFGESDEKYRELLDRIHELEEELSKKSAPEDDLLEKIRSSEATIAAQAQQIESLQQQQAELQECLQEKTVELNVLNANFSVLQEKLKTAGPKPLFPKSAEEEAEVENSKLKQQLDEANKSAIKSKLKIKQLQKQVDSFKKTSSVHEEVVRLTNEVQSLTQRLAEVEEEKGNLQLHLVNYDGSLPGSELEKRIKILEATCQNQTTAIQLLEEQKIDMSDDLNSTRQQLETVRGQVREQQRSDDEHTGRISCQISSIEIEEKLEQCVADREEMTAQLKRLEAEKLDLQQRLDRYMVENIELLDKIEKLSLEKVSSAESIEIVEGLTPKEKQEIESYEASRAIGDPDGGTDEVDRSKRRHDGETAQELRAGDDGGEGAEEEEEGEDLNDSLVKLREESSELMHRIELFTNERREVLGKLEAVTIENQAHLDELEQLREEHRLLTDRHRELMASEADLRQKMTELLNEKTALVEELREAKQLKVKLEVEASESSSSQSSPARIPIDRSLFEQALRSVDNEVSNYNKNKDKNKKLQISKKLSQDAKNLQKMANGLLDEYCKSVEDCEEMRGEIEQLKQKLCHLLPEAKEQPEFEEVAALKAQIMDITRAQIDKVEQIDELRDEIDRKNELISQLKHEMEILRDAEKSSDEEPELLKVELNSRNDEIRELKKELDTLAVKKTCEVEDLQSRLGAASKEIDILKELVAEQKQQLIDSYQEHENELAGKMKEIHNYENRVKQMQEEIDRMIQHANQDAERYSDNLKEQLAELNSLVTQQKNEADLKQETIDTLNGQIVELYKTMEDNATRIIEKEDEVQFLQELLDAKNDEIQMLQTKLTTNQTSLDAVHKQLQEALAVPIPPAIDVSRLEELEASNRELDGKNKDLMEKLRKFAANLKKKHAQCQELEDKLTVNQQELEELRSSAASSASAMSSEEELKSENEELAQKLHHLNNELHKLLQQKYTLESEKQSIAHELTAQVERASVAEQKLQSVEGKLAQMGEELGTLQEDVGSKHVKIEKCKAIIKEKIKEIQRLQEYERKTAYLEDELRMSQSKLEDFHNQTLLIGKLKTDKEEMNGVLRAESDRNKSLEREAIDTSEKIRKLEIDLELTDEENRKLRGQIAKLEEGLSLVEQRRNSLERQKKLLGEELTEKSQEFSQHEDELMQRLVNLSQHDEVVEAKLREREEELVDLGGKLREVEHQRDQLQRKTEQLEIQMVAHEQASQRSSELENENYNLNLTLTSLQVDLKRAVSDLEVKLTEKDTEIDQLEVELTNQLAKIENERKQLQENLERSHDKNTDLQDELVRLQESVNSLEQFRSDLEKEVTWLKMQNESLQQDSSELQELRMQIVQDQTELENLRAQNETLAQNHQCEINALRQQIADMEAIRTQLSQNQTDDQVFVQNEIIKLKDLLEQKEAEIGKLVQANLQLQMSAASGGVSAIRDPFRNLQESSERSAIAMEEKIRELENDAVWKDSRIQELQIEKDLAEGSVDELRKQLHLLQARIERDEVVEAQLAEKSSQLEAMSKQLFGTVSQPQHIASTAHLFASPSQSGSASLFDAVGDWTEPFAMQQSTKPNVDDDDENRLREEIIQLKTQNETATREIEQLRAQLNAFIDRDDELHQLKDEIDILRAQNASLSYELEVKSSKLKDVSQQLQSDQMKVDQLEEQIKRQQAPAVVSSVASFFTDTDDSSSALNPPVFEDIIVPKRTYLCTPSQSQDHEMIAEPVVASSNISLQAAVPTTTADGTLELSAQNQQLKLQLDLQSATVEQLEQELNSVRQQSASLQQQLDEIRQQKRTMEERESQQQELLNNLRTEHQQQLAVIQAEKQTELDLLRIQSQKNQTELRESDESYRLLVDELEISRINNASLLAEVQEKSDKIQRFRHTLTEAETKIVQLEEQLAVAAEEKPRQVASSLFGSSEQPREPVFEEIVQSKRAFVMQPPPPATVDIDEDCCWGTEEAMLEAKHQQVSEKDDYIRQLELEKERLQQEIIELKVKSGKLLKKTKEYKMKCDSLERRSASVETSELDLAIQEELNGRIKTLETKLGEMQVEREKMLTEKDSLVKRNDMLVAASERFTEMKDRQDVQLEMQQAKIRELNAKVQRLEDWDETSEQRVVKQPLESASAGEDTGQLKAQLDELTGELNDLKVDNEELQALLDEEKANVAILEKRVQQKDSEIQTLMDQIDGLSQDSRTIKSSLESLNQQKSQETVDLSQRLNELMSKNTDLTHQIEKMRTESMFHSSEQEAQLQQQLQQLSAQLQYKEAEIVHLNERIQQQALEDQTESLVQEILGKNQEITALKSRIQQLDGERQELEHNLTLQISQELASTRPEDKQCVRLAELERANKDLLDERKQMEQELEILNDQVIRSLEFEDRMKSTVLDLDAKNIEIQALKASLEQMKQTNAAGAGQNTPEKVQTDVDVDVDLRKQIETLSRERADLEANYRITLEQRDAHWAEVVDERGSQVAESWKQHVDMREAEFSIVEKSLREEIQRLQEGKPATTTTEEEEDSQMVQKMKQALESQEVEIVTLKEQLAIRSAEYARLAAQVDPFAVKHAASMVTSEPRSQPTDDDKVPRSELELALYMIYQRDMRCDELELELRNLLEERDALQLRLSNALRQQEEFKRKLVVTHPDEASGDSSDISKTTTPEKTLQQIVQESGISGGTVPSDATELSNKLSELHSIGHAKDKRLQEERDQRYRQLTLIQRDLANMPLEAAAKIAGTSISQTSESSPQQQNQQSASSVLINWILGKKSDS